One Cardinium endosymbiont cEper1 of Encarsia pergandiella genomic region harbors:
- the dnaJ gene encoding molecular chaperone DnaJ: protein MEKDYYNILGVERNATAEDIKKAYRKIAMQYHPDKNPGNKAAEEKFKAATEAYDVLSNPEKKHQYDQFGTSGYQGGSRSYDDDIFEGDLNDLFQDSPFGSFFNSGRRTRRTANRGEDLRIRIKLNLEEVALGTEKKIKVKRYTSCAACGGNGAENGLSVEKCVPCKGQGVVRKTTQTMLGNMLTEAICSHCTGTGSRIKTYCSDCQGEGRKFIEDLITFKVPKGVKKDMELTLRGKGNAPLRGGTSGSLIVQIDEEENDLLKRKGNNICYTLHVSFIDVTLGCEMEVPTIYGKVRLKIPPGTSSSEVFKLKGKGITDINGYGKKGDQLVFIQVWIPQELTKEEKEMLLSLQGSPNFIPKPNKKEESFFDRIKSFFQG from the coding sequence ATGGAAAAAGATTACTACAATATTCTGGGTGTAGAACGCAATGCCACTGCAGAAGACATTAAAAAGGCCTATCGAAAGATAGCCATGCAATACCATCCTGACAAAAATCCAGGCAATAAAGCAGCAGAAGAGAAATTTAAAGCTGCTACAGAAGCCTATGATGTCCTAAGTAACCCAGAGAAAAAACACCAATATGATCAATTTGGTACAAGTGGATACCAAGGAGGAAGCAGGTCTTATGACGATGATATTTTTGAAGGTGATTTGAATGATCTATTTCAAGATTCTCCTTTTGGTAGTTTTTTTAATAGCGGAAGAAGAACACGACGTACTGCTAATCGTGGCGAAGACTTACGCATAAGAATCAAACTAAATCTTGAAGAGGTTGCATTAGGTACCGAAAAAAAAATTAAAGTAAAACGTTATACAAGTTGTGCAGCATGTGGCGGTAATGGAGCAGAAAATGGACTTTCTGTAGAAAAATGTGTCCCCTGTAAAGGGCAAGGTGTGGTTCGTAAAACGACCCAAACGATGCTGGGGAATATGCTTACAGAAGCTATTTGTAGCCACTGTACGGGAACGGGTAGCCGTATTAAAACATATTGCAGTGATTGTCAAGGAGAAGGAAGAAAGTTTATAGAAGATCTTATTACCTTTAAAGTACCTAAGGGGGTAAAAAAAGATATGGAGCTAACCTTACGTGGCAAAGGCAATGCCCCACTCCGTGGGGGTACATCAGGTAGTTTGATTGTCCAAATAGACGAAGAAGAAAACGATCTTTTAAAACGTAAAGGCAATAATATTTGTTATACTTTACACGTTAGCTTTATAGATGTTACACTAGGTTGCGAAATGGAAGTCCCTACTATATATGGCAAAGTGCGGCTTAAAATTCCACCTGGAACATCATCTAGCGAGGTCTTTAAATTAAAAGGGAAGGGTATTACAGATATAAATGGTTATGGCAAAAAGGGAGATCAGTTGGTTTTTATCCAAGTTTGGATCCCACAAGAGCTTACAAAAGAAGAAAAAGAGATGCTACTTTCTCTTCAAGGATCGCCCAACTTTATACCTAAACCAAATAAGAAAGAAGAAAGCTTTTTTGATCGGATTAAATCTTTTTTTCAAGGATAG
- the dnaX gene encoding DNA polymerase III subunit gamma/tau yields MTQFVVSARKYRPTTFKDVISQSHITATLKNAIATQQLAHAFLFCGPRGVGKTTCARILAKAINCLEITAEIEPCNHCANCLSLSSNRALHVYELDAASHNSVEDMRDLVSQVRYGPQTGKYKIYIIDEVHMLSNAAFNALLKTLEEPPSYAIFILATTERHKVLPTILSRCQIFNFNRIKLEDIVTQLKTIAKQTSIDYEESALQLIAQKAEGAMRDALSMFDLITTSGGIGGTITYTNTRDHLQILDYDYYFKCTEACLTGNVPAVLSLYDTVLRKGFNGHHFIVGLGEHLRNVLVCKDSATLPLLAVTDNIRPRYAEYATRCTMPFLLKALTCLNQCDIGYKSSQHQRLHVELALIELATAHLYIPESTIDLLPKSDHAQEAVIAKSRSADSVESPVAPLAQSNHTLDHLAAKPVTSTQQTETIAIPNLAKLKASLAGRKKSNTPALKKKIENGCDGKEAISEEMVQNFLADYSKQLKNNGCIAAYHLMGQPIKVEGSVVTISLINPVQVELLQSLKEELLPAIRKKLSHPTVNVQGILVNQMVPDKPYTDQEKLSYLSKKNSAIALLQERFMLEVVY; encoded by the coding sequence ATGACCCAATTTGTAGTTTCTGCACGAAAATATCGTCCTACTACTTTTAAAGATGTAATCAGTCAGTCCCACATTACAGCTACACTAAAGAATGCAATAGCTACGCAACAGCTTGCGCACGCTTTTCTTTTTTGTGGTCCGCGTGGTGTGGGCAAAACGACTTGTGCCCGTATATTGGCTAAAGCCATCAACTGCTTAGAAATTACAGCAGAAATAGAGCCTTGTAACCATTGTGCCAATTGCCTTAGCTTAAGTAGCAATCGCGCGCTGCATGTCTATGAGTTAGATGCAGCCTCTCATAACTCTGTAGAAGATATGCGTGACCTAGTGAGTCAGGTCCGCTACGGGCCTCAAACGGGTAAATATAAGATATACATTATAGATGAGGTCCATATGCTCTCTAATGCTGCCTTTAATGCTTTGCTTAAAACACTTGAAGAACCCCCTAGTTATGCTATATTTATATTAGCTACTACAGAACGGCACAAAGTTTTACCTACCATTTTATCTCGTTGTCAAATCTTTAATTTTAATAGAATTAAATTAGAAGATATTGTTACACAGCTTAAAACAATTGCTAAACAAACGTCTATTGATTATGAAGAATCTGCACTACAGCTGATTGCTCAAAAAGCAGAAGGTGCGATGCGGGATGCGCTTTCTATGTTTGATTTGATCACTACTTCTGGAGGTATAGGTGGTACGATTACTTATACCAACACACGTGATCATCTTCAAATCCTGGATTATGACTATTATTTTAAATGTACAGAAGCTTGCTTAACAGGTAATGTTCCTGCGGTTCTTTCCCTCTATGACACGGTCTTACGGAAAGGATTTAATGGGCACCATTTTATAGTAGGATTGGGCGAACATTTACGCAATGTATTGGTCTGTAAAGACAGCGCTACGCTTCCGCTTTTAGCGGTTACTGATAATATCCGTCCACGTTATGCTGAATATGCTACTAGGTGTACCATGCCTTTTTTATTGAAAGCGTTGACATGCTTAAACCAGTGTGATATAGGCTATAAATCTAGTCAACACCAAAGATTGCATGTAGAGTTGGCACTGATTGAACTAGCTACTGCCCATCTGTATATTCCAGAAAGCACAATAGACCTACTGCCCAAATCAGATCACGCTCAAGAAGCAGTTATAGCCAAATCTAGATCAGCTGATTCGGTAGAATCACCTGTAGCGCCATTGGCCCAGTCAAACCATACTTTAGACCATCTGGCTGCCAAGCCAGTAACATCTACTCAACAGACAGAGACCATAGCTATTCCTAACTTAGCAAAACTAAAGGCTTCATTGGCTGGAAGGAAAAAATCAAACACACCCGCTTTAAAAAAAAAAATAGAAAATGGATGTGATGGGAAGGAAGCAATATCGGAAGAGATGGTTCAAAATTTTCTTGCTGATTATAGTAAACAACTTAAAAATAATGGTTGTATAGCTGCTTATCATCTTATGGGTCAGCCCATCAAGGTAGAAGGTTCTGTTGTTACCATTTCATTAATCAATCCAGTACAAGTAGAGCTGCTACAAAGTCTAAAAGAAGAACTGTTGCCTGCAATTCGCAAAAAATTGAGCCATCCTACCGTTAATGTTCAAGGTATTTTAGTCAACCAGATGGTTCCCGACAAACCTTATACAGATCAAGAAAAATTAAGCTACTTAAGCAAAAAAAACAGTGCCATAGCACTACTCCAAGAACGATTTATGTTGGAAGTAGTTTACTAA
- the tuf gene encoding elongation factor Tu — translation MAKETFNRSKPHVNIGTIGHVDHGKTTLTAAITTVLAKAGLAEKKEFSAIDAAPEEKERGITINTAHVEYQTQNRHYAHVDCPGHRDYVKNMITGAAQMDGAILLVAATDGAMPQTREHILLASQIGVPGIVVFLNKVDLVDDPEMIELVELEIRELLNAYNFDGDNAPIIRGSALGALNGEPEWEAKVEELMAAVDSYIPLPVRLVDKDFLMPVEGVCTITGRGTVVTGRIEKGVITTGSTVDIIGMGAEKLTSTVTGVEMFRKNLDRGEAGDNVGLLLRGIDKASIQRGMVVCKPGSVKPHSKFKAEVYVLTKQEGGRHTPFFNKYRPQCYFRTTDVTGEVKLPEGVEMVMPGDNVNLEITLIHSIAMEVGLRFAIREGGRTVGAGRVTEILDC, via the coding sequence ATGGCAAAAGAAACATTTAATCGATCAAAGCCACATGTCAATATTGGTACAATTGGCCATGTTGACCATGGCAAAACGACACTAACCGCTGCTATTACTACTGTTTTGGCTAAAGCAGGATTGGCAGAAAAAAAAGAGTTTTCAGCTATTGATGCTGCTCCAGAAGAAAAAGAACGAGGCATTACCATTAATACTGCGCACGTGGAATACCAAACCCAAAACAGGCATTATGCCCACGTAGATTGTCCAGGTCACCGAGATTATGTTAAAAACATGATTACGGGTGCAGCCCAGATGGATGGTGCGATTCTTTTGGTAGCTGCTACAGATGGGGCAATGCCTCAAACTAGGGAGCATATTCTCTTGGCTAGCCAAATTGGCGTACCTGGTATCGTAGTTTTTTTAAATAAGGTAGATCTAGTAGATGATCCTGAAATGATCGAGTTGGTAGAACTTGAAATTAGGGAGCTTTTGAATGCCTATAATTTTGATGGAGACAATGCGCCTATTATTCGTGGTTCTGCTTTAGGTGCTTTGAATGGCGAGCCAGAGTGGGAAGCAAAAGTTGAAGAGCTTATGGCTGCAGTAGATAGTTATATTCCACTTCCTGTACGATTAGTAGATAAAGATTTTTTAATGCCTGTAGAAGGGGTATGTACGATTACAGGTCGCGGAACAGTTGTAACTGGTAGAATTGAAAAAGGTGTGATTACCACCGGTAGTACGGTTGATATTATTGGTATGGGAGCTGAAAAATTGACTTCTACGGTTACAGGTGTTGAAATGTTCCGAAAAAACTTAGATAGGGGCGAGGCAGGTGACAATGTAGGTCTCTTGCTGCGTGGTATTGATAAGGCTTCTATTCAACGTGGTATGGTGGTCTGTAAACCCGGAAGTGTCAAGCCGCATAGTAAGTTTAAAGCTGAGGTCTATGTTTTAACCAAACAAGAAGGAGGACGCCATACTCCATTCTTTAACAAGTACAGGCCACAGTGCTACTTTAGAACAACAGATGTGACGGGTGAAGTAAAACTTCCAGAAGGTGTGGAAATGGTTATGCCAGGTGATAATGTCAATTTAGAAATTACCCTTATCCATAGTATTGCTATGGAAGTAGGATTGCGTTTTGCCATTCGTGAAGGGGGAAGGACAGTTGGTGCTGGAAGGGTTACTGAAATTCTTGATTGTTAA
- the secE gene encoding preprotein translocase subunit SecE codes for MSKAKLFIRNLVQEVRYKITWPSYHGLQSNALLVLLVSYIFALLIGLMDWSLKKAFVWFYNAF; via the coding sequence ATGTCAAAAGCAAAGCTATTTATACGGAATCTAGTACAAGAAGTAAGGTATAAAATTACTTGGCCTTCTTATCATGGGCTGCAAAGTAATGCCCTGCTTGTGTTGTTGGTCTCTTATATATTTGCCCTTCTTATTGGGCTTATGGATTGGTCTTTAAAAAAAGCTTTTGTTTGGTTTTATAATGCTTTTTAA
- the nusG gene encoding transcription termination/antitermination protein NusG — MNALHWYVLKVVTKQEEKIKANLQVELIKSNLQHIVGEMLIPYEKVYEVRLGKKHVKNRNLFPGYIFLQADLANGLLVQLLKSITGALGFLGVKGWRGAPVPLSQTEVNRIIGKTNNLESSDLKLNTIFALGEVVEIIDGPFAGFSGKVQEIFEEKKTLNVVVKIFDERSTPVELSYTQVKKLF; from the coding sequence ATGAATGCATTACATTGGTATGTGCTTAAAGTAGTCACTAAGCAAGAAGAAAAAATAAAAGCTAATCTACAAGTAGAGCTTATAAAAAGTAATTTACAGCATATTGTTGGCGAAATGTTGATACCTTACGAAAAAGTATATGAAGTTCGTTTGGGGAAAAAGCATGTAAAAAACAGGAACTTATTTCCTGGTTATATATTTTTGCAGGCAGATCTTGCAAATGGCTTGTTGGTGCAGTTATTAAAAAGTATAACAGGTGCTTTGGGGTTCTTAGGTGTGAAAGGGTGGCGTGGTGCGCCTGTTCCATTGAGTCAAACAGAAGTAAATAGAATTATAGGTAAAACCAATAACCTTGAATCTAGCGATTTAAAGTTAAATACTATTTTTGCTCTGGGAGAAGTTGTTGAGATTATAGATGGGCCTTTTGCAGGTTTTTCTGGAAAAGTTCAAGAGATTTTTGAAGAAAAGAAAACACTTAATGTAGTGGTTAAAATTTTTGATGAGCGCAGTACACCTGTAGAGCTAAGTTATACGCAGGTTAAAAAGCTTTTCTAA
- the rplK gene encoding 50S ribosomal protein L11, with amino-acid sequence MSKPVLGYVKLRVKGGSANPSPPVGPALGSKGINIMEFCKQFNARTKDQQGEIVPVIITVYQDKSFDFIIKTSPTVVAIMKLAEIAKGSPESNRRKVASISWEQIQQIAEEKLRDLNTLDIHAAMRMVAGTARSMGVTVQGIAPWVK; translated from the coding sequence ATGTCTAAGCCAGTTTTAGGTTATGTAAAGTTAAGGGTTAAGGGTGGTTCAGCCAATCCCTCTCCACCAGTAGGTCCCGCATTAGGTAGTAAAGGTATCAATATTATGGAGTTCTGTAAGCAGTTTAATGCCAGAACAAAAGATCAGCAAGGAGAAATTGTACCTGTAATCATTACAGTTTATCAAGACAAATCTTTTGACTTTATCATTAAAACATCCCCTACTGTTGTTGCCATTATGAAGCTTGCAGAAATTGCAAAAGGCTCTCCTGAGTCCAATAGGCGTAAAGTAGCCAGTATTAGTTGGGAGCAGATTCAACAAATTGCAGAAGAAAAGCTTCGAGATTTAAACACCTTAGATATACATGCGGCAATGCGTATGGTAGCTGGAACAGCAAGAAGTATGGGTGTTACGGTACAAGGTATTGCCCCTTGGGTTAAATAA
- the rplA gene encoding 50S ribosomal protein L1: MAIQKKDKHSATDNTKEAYTLTEAVQLVQKSTSTKFDASMDVAIRLGIDPKKSDQMVRGTVSLPHGTGKPCRILVLCTADKEQEARQAGADYVGLDDFIEKIAAGWTDIDLIITMPTVMVKLGRLGKILGPRGLMPNPKVGTVTMDVAKMVKEVKGGKLSFKVDKYGIVHSSVGRVSFPQEKVVENVMELLKAIVKLKPASSKGLYVNSISLSSTMSRGVFVDRSIAAGL, from the coding sequence ATGGCGATTCAAAAAAAGGATAAGCATAGTGCAACAGATAATACTAAGGAAGCCTATACTTTAACCGAGGCGGTTCAGCTCGTGCAAAAAAGTACTTCTACAAAGTTTGATGCTTCCATGGATGTTGCCATTCGTTTAGGTATAGATCCTAAAAAATCTGACCAAATGGTAAGGGGAACAGTCTCTTTACCACATGGAACAGGTAAACCTTGTAGAATTTTAGTGCTTTGTACAGCTGATAAAGAACAAGAGGCTAGGCAAGCTGGTGCAGATTACGTAGGGTTAGACGATTTTATTGAAAAGATAGCAGCTGGGTGGACAGATATAGATCTGATTATCACGATGCCAACCGTTATGGTTAAACTGGGTAGATTGGGTAAAATATTAGGGCCTCGTGGGCTTATGCCTAATCCTAAGGTAGGTACTGTAACCATGGATGTGGCTAAAATGGTTAAAGAAGTAAAGGGTGGGAAGTTAAGCTTTAAGGTAGATAAATATGGCATTGTACATAGTAGTGTAGGTCGTGTATCTTTTCCCCAGGAAAAAGTAGTAGAAAATGTGATGGAGTTGTTAAAAGCGATTGTTAAATTAAAGCCTGCCTCCTCGAAAGGGCTTTACGTAAATAGTATTAGTCTTTCTAGCACAATGAGTAGAGGCGTTTTTGTAGATAGGAGCATTGCCGCTGGGCTTTAG
- the rplJ gene encoding 50S ribosomal protein L10, whose amino-acid sequence MKREEKLQVIESLVEKFSAFDCFYIVDAMGLTVEQVNKFRKSCAEQNIAYQVAKNTLIRKALERSEKCTAHVAAFSSVLKGFSGILFSRDSGRAPGKILKAFLEAEKLNLPVLKAASIYGDLFIGAEHLDRLTNLKSKEEILGDIITLLKAPILNVLAAMQSGEKRLMGVMETFLKAST is encoded by the coding sequence ATGAAACGAGAAGAAAAATTACAAGTTATAGAAAGTCTAGTAGAAAAGTTTTCTGCTTTCGACTGCTTTTATATAGTAGACGCTATGGGGCTTACCGTAGAGCAGGTAAATAAATTTAGAAAAAGTTGTGCAGAACAAAATATAGCCTATCAGGTAGCTAAAAATACCCTCATACGAAAAGCCCTAGAGCGGTCCGAAAAATGTACCGCCCATGTGGCTGCTTTTTCAAGCGTATTAAAAGGATTTTCAGGTATTTTATTTAGCCGTGATAGTGGCCGTGCTCCTGGAAAAATATTAAAAGCTTTTTTGGAAGCAGAAAAGTTAAACTTGCCTGTTTTGAAAGCTGCTTCCATTTATGGTGATTTATTTATTGGGGCAGAACATTTGGATAGGTTAACAAACTTAAAATCAAAAGAAGAGATTTTAGGCGATATTATCACGCTTTTAAAAGCCCCTATTTTAAATGTGCTGGCTGCAATGCAATCTGGCGAAAAACGTTTGATGGGCGTTATGGAAACTTTTTTGAAAGCATCAACTTAA
- the rplL gene encoding 50S ribosomal protein L7/L12 → MIDLKDLAKTLVNLTVKQVSDLADILKNEHGIEPVAAAPMMMAAAPAVSIENVPEKTTFDVILKSGGAAKLAVVKLVKEITGLTLKEAKEFVDGVPDTMKQALPKEEAETIKRKLEEAGAEVELK, encoded by the coding sequence ATGATCGACTTAAAAGATTTAGCGAAAACGCTTGTTAACTTAACGGTTAAACAGGTAAGTGATCTGGCTGATATTTTGAAGAATGAACATGGCATTGAACCAGTTGCTGCAGCTCCTATGATGATGGCTGCTGCACCTGCAGTTTCTATTGAAAATGTACCAGAGAAAACTACATTTGATGTTATCTTAAAATCAGGCGGTGCGGCTAAGCTAGCAGTTGTAAAACTGGTAAAAGAGATAACAGGGTTAACATTAAAAGAAGCCAAGGAGTTTGTAGATGGTGTACCAGATACGATGAAACAAGCCCTTCCTAAGGAAGAAGCAGAGACTATTAAAAGAAAATTAGAAGAGGCTGGTGCAGAGGTTGAGTTGAAATAG
- the rpoB gene encoding DNA-directed RNA polymerase subunit beta, whose translation MPSVDAPANYTDLLEIQLQSFRDFFQLGVSPENRISEGLYKVFMEHFPIEDSKRNYILEFIDYNLELPQYTPRECIERGLTYDVPLKAKLRLLQNDEHTGKYEGVEQEVFLGNIPYMTDQGSFILSGVERVVVSQVHKSSGIFFFQNKHISGSNVYAAKVVPAKGVWIEFSVDINSVMYIYLDRKKKIPITTMLRAIGYSSDKDILGIFGLADEVEASGPGLEKYIGRKLAARVLKSTVEHFIDEETGEKYVSPRHEVLVERNTVLDEAVIEVILSSGVPSVILHHSEAAPADYHLIYNTFGKDSTNDTKEAIEQIYRQLRNAEAPDEQTARETVESLFFSSKRYTLGEVGRYRINKKLNLDIPLETSVLTQEDIIQIIHYLIKVVNGKAEVDDIDHLSNRRVRSVGEQLFTQFGIGLSRLARTIRERINIRDNELFKPADLINARTLSSVISSFFGINPLSQLIDQVNPLAEITHKRRVSALGPGGLSRDRAGFEVRDVHYSHYGRLCTIETPEGMNIGLISSLCMYARVNNMGFIETPYRRVEDGKVDLSGAICYLSAAEEEHANFAPANVQLDANGVILDNRVKVRNGDEYPLVKPEQVNYMDVSSSQIASVAASLIPFLEHNDASRALMGSNMQRQAVPLVRPDVPIVCTGVEKRVAKEFRGLPTAEGSGLVTYVDGRKIVVQYDRSEEEALVAFDEASVTYSMDKFRGTNRSTCINLSPIVAKGSRVEKGQVLCEGYATKNAELALGKNLKVAFLSWKGYTFEDGIVISERIVRDGVFTSIHIKEFILEVKDTKFGAEELTNEIPNVSEEAISKLGIDGIVKVGTEVKEGDILIGKITPKGEIDATPEARLLKAIFGDKAGDVKNTSLKVPSGMEGIVIDTKIFSSPERNKESKQKVKKELELLKKAHAKKLLKLRDIAIQKLSLVLDGVVTNGIYHQFGDEIIAEGTKLTAPLIAEKLFPPKNIYRDESLYNIPAEANLVGDLVFSNWTPDPSKNHLVQHILGNYIKKCTASIVRFKRERFTLEAGDGLPKGVVKVAKVYIAEKRKLKVGDKMSGRHGNKGIVCKIVPQEDMPFLADGTPVDVVLSPLGLPSRMNLGQLYETVLGWAGEQLGKRYVNPIFEGMTLDQISSELQQAGLPAFGKTTVYDGGTGMPFNQSVTVGVVYLLKLAHLVDDKMHARSTGPYSLITQQPLGGKAQFGGQRFGEMEVWALEAYGAAYTLQEMLNTKSDDVVGRSKAYEAIVKGNNIPRPNLSESFNVLMHELRGLGLEITLV comes from the coding sequence ATGCCTTCTGTTGATGCTCCCGCAAACTACACTGATTTGCTTGAAATCCAGTTGCAATCTTTTAGAGACTTTTTTCAACTCGGTGTTAGTCCAGAAAATAGAATAAGTGAAGGGCTTTATAAGGTTTTTATGGAGCATTTTCCTATTGAAGATTCTAAGCGAAACTATATTCTAGAGTTTATTGACTACAATTTAGAGCTTCCCCAATATACGCCTCGGGAGTGTATTGAACGGGGCTTGACCTATGATGTACCTTTGAAAGCAAAATTACGCTTGTTACAAAATGACGAACATACTGGGAAATATGAAGGCGTTGAACAAGAGGTTTTTTTAGGTAATATACCTTATATGACCGATCAAGGTTCTTTTATTTTAAGTGGTGTAGAGCGTGTGGTGGTTTCTCAAGTGCATAAGTCTTCTGGTATTTTCTTTTTTCAAAATAAGCACATTAGTGGTTCCAATGTTTATGCTGCTAAGGTAGTGCCTGCCAAAGGTGTTTGGATTGAATTTTCCGTTGATATTAATTCAGTCATGTATATCTATTTAGATAGGAAAAAGAAAATACCCATTACTACTATGTTGCGTGCCATTGGGTATAGTAGTGACAAAGATATTTTAGGTATATTTGGTCTTGCCGATGAGGTAGAGGCAAGTGGTCCAGGATTGGAAAAATATATAGGCCGTAAATTAGCCGCTCGGGTTTTAAAAAGTACTGTAGAGCATTTTATAGATGAAGAAACGGGCGAAAAATATGTTTCTCCCAGACATGAAGTTCTTGTAGAGCGGAATACAGTATTAGATGAAGCAGTGATAGAAGTCATTTTATCTTCTGGTGTTCCCTCTGTTATTTTGCATCATTCAGAAGCAGCTCCTGCAGACTACCATCTTATATATAACACCTTTGGGAAAGATAGTACCAATGATACGAAGGAAGCAATAGAGCAAATTTACCGTCAGTTGCGTAATGCAGAGGCACCTGATGAGCAGACCGCCCGTGAAACGGTAGAAAGCCTTTTTTTTAGTAGTAAGCGCTATACGTTGGGTGAAGTAGGTCGTTATCGAATCAATAAAAAATTAAATCTAGATATCCCATTAGAGACTTCTGTTTTGACCCAAGAAGATATCATACAAATTATTCATTATCTGATTAAGGTAGTCAATGGTAAGGCAGAAGTAGATGATATTGATCATTTAAGCAATCGCCGCGTACGTTCTGTTGGGGAGCAACTGTTTACCCAGTTTGGCATAGGGCTTTCTCGTTTGGCCAGAACCATTCGTGAACGCATTAACATTAGAGATAATGAGCTATTTAAGCCTGCAGACCTAATTAATGCACGTACCCTTTCTTCAGTGATTAGTTCTTTCTTTGGTATCAATCCACTTTCTCAGTTAATTGATCAAGTCAACCCATTGGCAGAAATTACCCATAAGCGTCGCGTATCCGCATTAGGACCTGGCGGACTTTCTAGAGATCGTGCTGGTTTTGAGGTTCGTGACGTCCACTATTCTCATTATGGTAGGTTGTGTACCATTGAGACACCGGAAGGTATGAATATTGGTTTGATTTCTTCACTTTGCATGTATGCACGTGTCAACAATATGGGCTTTATCGAAACACCTTATAGGCGGGTAGAGGATGGTAAAGTTGACCTTAGTGGTGCCATTTGTTACCTTAGTGCTGCAGAAGAAGAACATGCTAATTTTGCTCCAGCTAATGTACAGTTAGATGCAAATGGTGTCATCTTAGATAACCGAGTCAAAGTTCGAAATGGAGATGAGTATCCTTTGGTAAAACCAGAGCAGGTTAATTATATGGATGTTTCGAGCAGTCAGATTGCTTCAGTTGCTGCTTCTTTGATTCCGTTTTTGGAGCACAATGATGCCAGTCGTGCCTTGATGGGATCTAACATGCAGCGTCAGGCTGTTCCTTTGGTAAGGCCAGATGTGCCTATTGTTTGTACAGGTGTAGAAAAAAGAGTCGCTAAAGAGTTTAGGGGGTTACCTACGGCAGAGGGTAGTGGTTTGGTTACTTATGTGGATGGTAGAAAAATTGTGGTTCAGTATGATCGTTCTGAAGAAGAAGCGCTCGTTGCCTTTGATGAAGCCTCTGTAACCTATTCTATGGATAAATTTAGAGGTACCAACCGCAGTACTTGCATTAACCTATCGCCAATTGTTGCTAAAGGCAGTCGTGTAGAAAAAGGTCAGGTCCTTTGTGAAGGATATGCCACTAAAAATGCAGAGTTGGCCCTGGGTAAAAATTTAAAAGTAGCCTTCTTATCTTGGAAAGGATATACCTTTGAAGATGGTATTGTAATTTCTGAACGTATTGTACGGGATGGCGTTTTTACTTCTATTCATATCAAGGAGTTTATTTTGGAAGTAAAGGATACAAAATTTGGTGCAGAAGAGTTGACCAATGAAATTCCAAATGTTAGTGAAGAAGCCATTTCCAAGTTAGGTATTGATGGTATTGTTAAAGTAGGTACAGAAGTTAAAGAAGGTGATATCTTAATTGGTAAAATTACCCCAAAGGGAGAGATAGATGCGACGCCAGAAGCAAGGCTTTTAAAGGCTATTTTTGGTGATAAAGCAGGCGATGTAAAAAATACCTCTTTAAAAGTGCCATCTGGTATGGAAGGTATTGTGATCGATACTAAAATATTCTCTAGTCCTGAAAGAAATAAAGAAAGTAAGCAAAAAGTCAAAAAAGAGCTGGAGTTATTAAAAAAAGCACATGCTAAAAAATTATTAAAATTGCGTGATATAGCTATTCAAAAGTTATCGCTGGTTTTAGATGGCGTGGTTACCAATGGTATTTATCACCAATTTGGTGATGAGATTATTGCAGAAGGTACGAAGCTTACAGCTCCACTTATTGCTGAAAAGCTCTTTCCTCCTAAAAATATTTACCGTGATGAGTCGCTTTATAATATTCCAGCAGAAGCCAATCTAGTTGGAGACCTTGTATTCAGTAATTGGACCCCTGACCCATCTAAAAATCATCTCGTCCAGCATATTTTAGGCAACTATATTAAAAAATGTACCGCTTCCATTGTACGTTTTAAGCGTGAAAGATTTACACTAGAAGCGGGAGATGGGCTACCCAAAGGGGTTGTAAAAGTAGCTAAAGTCTATATTGCAGAAAAAAGAAAGCTCAAGGTAGGTGATAAAATGTCTGGAAGACATGGTAACAAAGGTATTGTTTGTAAGATTGTACCCCAAGAAGATATGCCATTCTTAGCAGATGGTACACCAGTAGATGTGGTATTGAGTCCACTTGGATTGCCTTCTCGTATGAATTTAGGGCAGTTATATGAAACTGTGCTAGGATGGGCTGGTGAGCAATTAGGTAAACGGTATGTCAATCCTATTTTTGAAGGTATGACCTTAGATCAGATTTCCAGTGAATTACAACAAGCTGGCTTACCTGCTTTTGGTAAAACAACCGTTTATGATGGAGGAACAGGTATGCCATTTAATCAAAGCGTTACCGTTGGAGTCGTTTATTTGCTCAAGCTTGCTCATTTAGTAGATGATAAAATGCATGCCCGTTCTACAGGTCCTTATTCTTTAATTACGCAGCAACCATTAGGTGGTAAAGCCCAATTTGGTGGACAACGATTTGGTGAAATGGAAGTATGGGCATTAGAAGCCTATGGAGCTGCTTATACATTACAAGAAATGCTCAATACTAAATCAGATGATGTGGTTGGTAGATCTAAAGCCTATGAAGCAATCGTTAAAGGCAATAATATCCCAAGGCCCAATTTATCAGAATCATTTAATGTGTTGATGCATGAATTAAGGGGGCTAGGGCTTGAAATTACGCTTGTATAA